Proteins encoded together in one Veillonellaceae bacterium window:
- a CDS encoding winged helix-turn-helix transcriptional regulator has product MKKLECDLCEQACEHPQNICLARAELIDDTTAQRAAETFKILGDPTRVKILQILSKRELCVCDIAAVLEMGQSAISHQLRILRSARLVKYRREGKMAWYSIDDDHIANLLYQGLQHIDHE; this is encoded by the coding sequence GTGAAAAAGTTAGAATGTGACTTATGTGAACAGGCTTGTGAGCATCCGCAAAACATCTGCTTAGCGCGAGCAGAATTAATTGATGATACCACTGCCCAGCGAGCGGCTGAGACCTTTAAGATTCTAGGAGACCCTACGCGAGTAAAAATATTGCAAATCCTCTCAAAACGAGAACTATGCGTTTGTGATATAGCAGCTGTTCTTGAAATGGGGCAATCAGCTATCTCGCATCAGCTTAGAATTCTCAGAAGCGCACGCCTTGTAAAATATCGAAGAGAAGGAAAAATGGCTTGGTATTCTATTGACGATGACCATATTGCCAATCTCCTTTATCAAGGGTTACAACATATCGATCATGAGTGA